A stretch of Leisingera sp. S132 DNA encodes these proteins:
- the arsC gene encoding arsenate reductase (glutaredoxin) (This arsenate reductase requires both glutathione and glutaredoxin to convert arsenate to arsenite, after which the efflux transporter formed by ArsA and ArsB can extrude the arsenite from the cell, providing resistance.) gives MITYWHYPKCSKSRAGLALIEERGAEVQTRVYLENAPSVEELKAVQAALGISAVEMMRTGEKIFKELGLSKDSAEDDLLAAMAAHPILIERPIAIRDGKAVIGRPTEAIEALL, from the coding sequence GTGATCACCTATTGGCATTACCCGAAATGCTCAAAATCCCGCGCGGGCCTTGCGTTGATCGAGGAGCGCGGCGCAGAGGTTCAGACGCGCGTTTACCTGGAGAATGCGCCCTCAGTCGAAGAGCTGAAGGCGGTTCAGGCGGCGCTTGGTATCTCCGCGGTAGAGATGATGCGGACTGGCGAGAAGATCTTCAAGGAGCTGGGCCTGAGCAAAGACAGCGCCGAGGACGATCTGCTGGCGGCAATGGCGGCGCATCCGATCCTGATCGAACGCCCGATTGCGATCAGGGACGGCAAGGCGGTGATCGGCCGCCCGACCGAGGCAATCGAAGCGCTGCTCTGA
- a CDS encoding quinone-dependent dihydroorotate dehydrogenase, with protein MKFPEKLALAALHKVDPEAAHGLSIKALTMGLTPAPGPVTSARLKTTLAGIDLPNPVGLAAGFDKNAEALAPLSKSGFGFIEVGAATPRPQPGNPKPRLFRLTEDKAAINRFGFNNEGMEAIGARLAQRPRDAVIGLNLGANKDSEDRAADFAKVLAHCGAHLDFATVNVSSPNTEKLRDLQGKAALSALLAGVIETREGLSRRVPVFLKIAPDLDRSGIEDIAAVALESGIDAVIATNTTLSRDGLQSAHKDEAGGLSGAPLFEKSTRVLAQLSELLEGQVPLVGVGGIGTAEQAYAKICAGASAVQFYTAMVYGGLSLAGDTARGLDELLARDGFENVAQAVGTKRKDWL; from the coding sequence ATGAAGTTTCCTGAGAAACTGGCTCTGGCCGCCCTGCACAAGGTGGATCCCGAAGCCGCACACGGTCTGTCCATCAAGGCCCTGACCATGGGGCTGACGCCGGCGCCCGGCCCGGTGACCTCTGCCCGGCTCAAGACCACGCTGGCAGGGATCGACCTGCCGAACCCGGTGGGGCTGGCCGCGGGATTCGACAAGAACGCCGAAGCCCTGGCGCCGCTGTCAAAATCCGGTTTCGGCTTTATCGAGGTGGGTGCGGCAACGCCCCGCCCGCAGCCCGGCAATCCCAAACCGCGCCTGTTCCGCCTGACGGAGGACAAGGCAGCAATCAACCGCTTCGGCTTCAACAATGAGGGCATGGAGGCAATCGGCGCGCGTTTGGCACAGCGGCCCCGGGACGCGGTGATCGGCTTGAACCTCGGCGCCAACAAGGACAGCGAGGACCGCGCCGCGGATTTCGCCAAGGTGCTGGCCCATTGCGGCGCGCATCTGGATTTTGCCACCGTCAACGTGTCCTCCCCCAACACCGAGAAACTTCGTGACCTGCAGGGCAAGGCGGCGCTGTCGGCGCTGCTGGCAGGCGTCATCGAGACCCGCGAGGGCCTCAGCCGCCGGGTGCCGGTGTTCCTGAAAATCGCCCCGGATCTGGACCGCTCAGGGATCGAGGACATTGCCGCTGTTGCGCTGGAAAGTGGCATCGACGCGGTGATTGCCACCAACACCACCCTGTCACGCGACGGGCTGCAGAGCGCCCATAAGGATGAGGCCGGCGGTCTGTCCGGCGCGCCGCTGTTCGAAAAATCCACCCGGGTTCTGGCGCAGCTGTCGGAACTGCTGGAGGGCCAAGTGCCGCTGGTCGGCGTCGGCGGCATCGGCACGGCAGAGCAGGCCTATGCCAAGATCTGTGCCGGCGCCAGTGCCGTGCAGTTTTATACCGCGATGGTCTACGGCGGATTGTCGCTGGCCGGCGATACTGCGCGCGGGCTGGATGAATTGCTCGCCCGCGACGGGTTTGAGAATGTCGCGCAAGCGGTTGGAACAAAACGGAAGGACTGGCTGTGA
- a CDS encoding MATE family efflux transporter, translating into MTSADTEITHKRVLSIALPIVLSNATVPILGAVDTGVVGQMGEAAPIGAVGIGAVILATIYWIFGFLRMGTTGLAAQARGAGDWGETGALLMRGLLLAFAAGAVFIIAQGAVFWGAFALAPASAEVESLARDYLQIRIWGAPATIALYAVTGWLIAVERTRGVFLLQVWMNGLNIVLDLWFVLGLGWGVEGVAIATLIAEWSGLALGLYLCRDAFAGDQWRDWARVFDPARLKRMMQVNGDIMVRSVLLTGSFTTFLFIGSGIGDVNLAANQILLQFVEITAFALDGFAFSAEALVGSAVGAKARQRLRRAAVVTSQWGAGGAVLLGIAYAAGGPWLIDLMSTSPEVREAGRVFLIWAVIMPVLGIASWMFDGIFIGATWTRDMRWAMLQSVAIYVAALLVLVPAFGNHGLWASLIVLNIARGVTLGLRYPRLEAQVGT; encoded by the coding sequence ATGACCAGCGCGGACACGGAGATCACCCATAAACGGGTGCTCAGCATCGCATTGCCGATTGTTCTGTCGAACGCCACGGTTCCCATCCTGGGCGCCGTGGACACCGGCGTGGTCGGCCAGATGGGTGAGGCCGCGCCAATTGGCGCGGTGGGCATCGGCGCGGTCATCCTAGCGACGATCTACTGGATCTTCGGATTCCTGCGCATGGGCACCACTGGTTTGGCCGCGCAGGCGCGCGGGGCCGGGGACTGGGGGGAAACCGGCGCGCTTCTGATGCGCGGGCTGCTCCTGGCCTTTGCCGCTGGTGCTGTCTTCATCATCGCGCAAGGCGCCGTGTTCTGGGGCGCCTTTGCGCTGGCGCCCGCCAGTGCCGAGGTCGAAAGCCTCGCCCGCGATTACCTGCAGATCCGCATCTGGGGCGCCCCGGCCACCATTGCACTATATGCCGTGACCGGCTGGCTGATCGCGGTGGAGCGCACCCGCGGCGTGTTCCTGCTGCAGGTCTGGATGAACGGGTTGAACATCGTGCTGGACCTGTGGTTCGTGCTGGGCCTCGGCTGGGGCGTGGAGGGCGTTGCCATCGCCACGCTGATTGCCGAATGGAGCGGCCTGGCGCTGGGGCTGTACCTGTGCCGCGATGCCTTTGCCGGCGACCAGTGGCGCGACTGGGCGCGGGTGTTTGATCCGGCGCGGCTGAAACGGATGATGCAGGTGAACGGCGACATCATGGTGCGCTCGGTGCTGCTCACCGGGTCCTTCACCACCTTCCTGTTCATCGGCTCCGGCATTGGCGATGTGAACCTCGCCGCTAACCAGATCCTGCTGCAATTTGTCGAGATCACCGCCTTTGCGCTGGATGGCTTTGCCTTCTCGGCTGAGGCGCTGGTGGGCAGCGCCGTCGGCGCCAAGGCGCGGCAGCGGCTGCGCCGGGCTGCCGTGGTGACGTCGCAATGGGGCGCCGGCGGCGCGGTGCTGCTGGGCATCGCCTATGCTGCCGGAGGGCCATGGCTGATTGACCTGATGTCGACCTCACCCGAGGTGCGGGAGGCAGGCCGGGTGTTCCTCATTTGGGCGGTAATCATGCCTGTTCTGGGGATCGCCAGTTGGATGTTCGATGGCATCTTCATCGGTGCCACCTGGACCCGCGACATGCGATGGGCGATGCTGCAATCGGTAGCCATCTACGTCGCAGCACTGCTGGTACTGGTTCCGGCCTTTGGCAATCACGGACTGTGGGCATCGCTGATTGTCCTGAACATTGCCCGCGGTGTGACGCTGGGCCTGCGCTACCCGCGGCTGGAGGCGCAGGTGGGCACTTGA